TCAGTTTCATTTCCGGCTTGATCTTCAGAACAGTTTCGTAGATAAGTTTGATGACATTTCCTACGTCTTCTTTAGATACCATTTCTACTGTGGTATGCATATAACGCAAAGGTAAGGAAATTAAAGCACTTGGTACCCCGCCGTTAGAATGAGCGAAAGCATCAGTGTCTGTTCCCGTAGCTCTGCTAGCTGCAGCTCTCTGATATGGGATTTTTTTTGCCTTTGCGGTATCAATGATCAATTCCCTGATCGTATGATGAACACTTGGAGCAAAGAATACCACAGGACCATCACCACATTTTTGATCACCTTCTTTCTTCTTCTCAATCATCGGAGTGGTAGTATCATGAGTAACATCAGTTACAATTGCGATATTGGGTTTGATGGTGTCAGCAATCATATCTGCTCCGTATAAACCTACCTCTTCCTGTACAGAATTGGTAATATAAAGCCCGAAAGGAATGGATTTTTTATTTTCCTTTAAGAGTCTTGCTACTTCTGCAATCATAAATCCGCCGATTCTGTTATCCAGAGCTCTGCACACAAAGTATCTGTCATTCATCTCAAAGAACTCATCAGGGTAGGTGATCATACATCCTACAAAAATTCCCAATTCTTCCACTTCTTTTTTAGAGGTAGCCCCGCAGTCGATAAAAATATTTTCAATTTTTGGAATCGGTTCATTCTGGTTACCTCTGGTATGGATAGCCGGCCATCCGAAAACTCCTTTTATAATTCCTTTTTCCCCATGGATGTGTACCACTTTCGAAGGGGCAATCGTCTGATCAGAACCTCCGTTTCTAATTACATAGATTAATCCGTCATCTGTAATATAATTAACATACCAGGAAATTTCATCTGCATGGGCCTCAATGACTACTTTGAATTCAGCCTCAGGATTGATAATCCCATAACACGTTCCATAATGGTCTACTTCAATTTTGTCTACATAAGGTTCGATGTAATCCATCCATACCTTCTGCCCTTCATGTTCATAACCTGTTGGAGAGGACGTATTTAGATATTTCTCTAAAAATTTCAAAGATTTCTTTTCAAATTTCATAAAAAGGAATGATTTTTGCGTTTAATTTTTGTTATTATAAGTGTAAAAATAATGAATTTTAGTAAGATTATCTGTCTTTTTATTTTCTTTTTTGGAGTCAGTGTTTTTGGTCAGAAAGATGGAGTGGTCGCAAAACCCCTCAATCAATATCCC
This genomic window from Chryseobacterium sp. MEBOG06 contains:
- a CDS encoding M28 family peptidase translates to MKFEKKSLKFLEKYLNTSSPTGYEHEGQKVWMDYIEPYVDKIEVDHYGTCYGIINPEAEFKVVIEAHADEISWYVNYITDDGLIYVIRNGGSDQTIAPSKVVHIHGEKGIIKGVFGWPAIHTRGNQNEPIPKIENIFIDCGATSKKEVEELGIFVGCMITYPDEFFEMNDRYFVCRALDNRIGGFMIAEVARLLKENKKSIPFGLYITNSVQEEVGLYGADMIADTIKPNIAIVTDVTHDTTTPMIEKKKEGDQKCGDGPVVFFAPSVHHTIRELIIDTAKAKKIPYQRAAASRATGTDTDAFAHSNGGVPSALISLPLRYMHTTVEMVSKEDVGNVIKLIYETVLKIKPEMKLKYH